Genomic DNA from Jonesia denitrificans DSM 20603:
GACTGGCCAGGCCACCCGCAGCGCAAAGACTACCCACTTGGTGGCATTCCCGTGGAATACAAAGGCGCCACCATTCCTCCCGCAGACCAACGGAGGTCCTACTCATGAGTGCACCCACCCAAGGCCCCCACGCCACCCGCAATGTCTTTGACACCGACGACGTCTCCTTCGAAGCAATGGGAGGCGACTGGGATGATGTCGCTGCACGCATCCGCGAACTCGGTGAAGAACGCATCGTCGTTAATATGGGACCTCAACACCCCTCCACCCACGGTGTGCTGCGGCTCATGTTGGAAATGGACGGCGAATACGTCACTGAAGCGCGCGCAGGAGTCGGCTACCTGCACACGGGTATCGAAAAGAACATGGAGTACCGAACCTTCACTCAAGGTGTGACGTTCTGTACCCGCATGGACTACCTTGCCTCCTTCTTCCAAGAAGTTGCCTACTGCCTCGCGGTCGAAAGGCTCCTCGGAATAGAAGCACCCGAACGCGCGCAAATCATCCGCGTGATCCTCATGGAACTGAACCGTATTTCCTCGCACTTCGTTTGCTTAGGAACAGGCGGAAACGAACTCGGGGCCACCACCGTGATGACAGCAGCCTTCACTGGTCGTGAAGAGATCCTTCGAATCTTCGAGTCCGCATCCGGGCTCCGCATGAACAATGCATTCATTCGGCCCGGGGGAGTAGCCCAAGACGTCCCCGCAGGGTTCGTGGACGAGGTGCGCTCACGGCTGCCAAAAATCGAAAAATACCTCACCGACCTCGCCGACCTGTGCCTAGGAAACCCCATCTTCAAACTCCGGACCGTCGGTGTCGGACACCTCAACCTCGCCGGAGCCATGGCGCTCGGCATCACCGGCCCCATTTTGCGGTCAGCCGGACTCCCATACGATGCCCGCAAAGCCAAACCCTACTGTGGGTACGAAACCTACGACTTCGACATCCCAGTCTCCAACGACGCAGACTCCTACGCCCGGGTGGTCCTGCGAGCCGAAGAATGCTGGCAGTCACTGCGCATCATCCGTCAAGCACTCGACCGCCTTGACAACACCGCAGGAGCCCCCGTCATGGTCGAGGACAAAAAAATCGCCTGGCCCGCACAACTGGCAATCTCCTCCGACGGACAAGGCAACTCCTTCGAACACATCCGAAAAATTATGGGCAGCTCCATGGAAGCCCTCATCCACCACTTCAAACTCGTCACCGAAGGGTTCCGAGTCCCGGCAGGCCAAGTCTGGCAAACCGTCGAACACCCCCGTGGAGAGCTTGGAGTTCACCTCGTCTCCGATGGCGGAACACGCCCCTACCGGGCGCACTTCCGTGACCCGTCCTTCAATAACCTCCAAGCAACGTCCATCATGTGCGAAGGCGGCCAGGTCGCTGACGTCGTTGTTGCCGTGGCTTCAATTGACCCCGTGATGGGAGGCGTCGACCGATGACAACAGATGCACAGACACCCAAACCCCGTGCAGTAGGATACGAACCCGAGACCCTGGAACAACTCTGCACGGACGCAGCAACAATCATGGGACGCTACCCCAACGCACGCTCAGCGCTCCTGCCCATGCTGCATCTTGTCCAATCCGTCGACGGGTACGTCACCCGCCGAGGTATCCAATTCTGCGCAGACCAACTCGACCTCACCGCCGCCGAGGTGTCCGCAGTCGCCACCTTCTACACCCAATACAAACGCCGCCCCAACGGTGATTACACCGTCGGCGTGTGCACCAACACACTGTGCGCTGTCATGGGCGGAGACGCCATCTACGAAGAACTCTCCACCTACCTCGGCATCGGTCACGACGAAACCACCGACGACGGGAAAATCACCCTCGAACGGGTCGAATGCAACGCAGGCTGCGACTACGCGCCTGTCGTCATGGTTAACTGGGAATTCTTCGACAACCAAACCCCAGACAGCATGA
This window encodes:
- the nuoE gene encoding NADH-quinone oxidoreductase subunit NuoE; this encodes MTTDAQTPKPRAVGYEPETLEQLCTDAATIMGRYPNARSALLPMLHLVQSVDGYVTRRGIQFCADQLDLTAAEVSAVATFYTQYKRRPNGDYTVGVCTNTLCAVMGGDAIYEELSTYLGIGHDETTDDGKITLERVECNAGCDYAPVVMVNWEFFDNQTPDSMKKIVDELRLGNDVTPSRGPTKVCDFKHVSRVLAGFNDGLADQGPGAGDASIQGTRIAKHSSDHTTKQPSATTTPDASEPHTGDKGSSAERPTPQGTPTSDDGKDLT
- a CDS encoding NADH-quinone oxidoreductase subunit D → MSAPTQGPHATRNVFDTDDVSFEAMGGDWDDVAARIRELGEERIVVNMGPQHPSTHGVLRLMLEMDGEYVTEARAGVGYLHTGIEKNMEYRTFTQGVTFCTRMDYLASFFQEVAYCLAVERLLGIEAPERAQIIRVILMELNRISSHFVCLGTGGNELGATTVMTAAFTGREEILRIFESASGLRMNNAFIRPGGVAQDVPAGFVDEVRSRLPKIEKYLTDLADLCLGNPIFKLRTVGVGHLNLAGAMALGITGPILRSAGLPYDARKAKPYCGYETYDFDIPVSNDADSYARVVLRAEECWQSLRIIRQALDRLDNTAGAPVMVEDKKIAWPAQLAISSDGQGNSFEHIRKIMGSSMEALIHHFKLVTEGFRVPAGQVWQTVEHPRGELGVHLVSDGGTRPYRAHFRDPSFNNLQATSIMCEGGQVADVVVAVASIDPVMGGVDR